In the genome of Poecilia reticulata strain Guanapo linkage group LG16, Guppy_female_1.0+MT, whole genome shotgun sequence, one region contains:
- the caspa gene encoding caspase a: protein MAPKKPTQILEDVLENLSERNFKKFCSGLVGRDKRVKKNQVEKKDFLEVAEVMIDKYADEALKVAEELLRDMDCEQAANDLVEETKEAGLYWVADSPSEMTVKDFWMSKKDDPEVYSVTENNYRNRVALLITNIKFSDEKLSRHGAEKDEENMEKLLQSLGYEVVKYQNLTGKRIDEALKDFAKHPKLKQTDSVFVVIMSHGKLGKILGVDCKEGNPDEFAVDKIYKYLNSNGCQALINKPKVVILQACRGVRSGATTWVHDGESTGPPAALPEEQGPELEKSAHVEKDFIALLASTPDNKAYRETANGSILIQNIVKVFTPESYQKHIIDLFTKVQDFVSKCGDDKQKQMPVIDRMTLNKKFYLYPGLLDN, encoded by the exons ATGGCTCCCAAAAAGCCCACACAGATTCTAGAAGATGTCCTGGAGAACCTGTCAGAGAGGAACTTTAAGAAGTTCTGCTCAGGACTTGTGGGCCGGGATAAACGTGTGAAGAAGAACCAGGTGGAGAAGAAAGACTTCTTGGAGGTTGCAGAGGTGATGATTGATAAATATGCAGATGAAGCTCTGAAGGTGGCCGAGGAGCTGCTCAGAGATATGGACTGCGAACAGGCAGCAAACGACCTGG TTGAAGAGACTAAAGAGGCAGGTTTATATTGGGTAGCTGATTCCCCCAGTg AAATGACAGTGAAAGACTTTTGGATGTCCAAAAAGGATGATCCAGAG GTTTACTCTGTGACTGAAAACAACTACAGGAACCGAGTAGCTCTGCTGATCACCAACATCAAGTTCTCTGATGAGAAACTGAGCAGACATGGAGCAGAGAAAGACGAGGAGAACATGGAGAAACTCCTCCAAAGTCTGGGATACGAGGTGGTAAAATACCAAAACCTCACTGGAAAG CGGATTGATGAAGCTTTGAAAGACTTTGCCAAACATCCCAAACTGAAGCAGACTGACAGCGTGTTCGTGGTCATTATGTCTCACGGCAAACTGGGGAAAATTCTTGGGGTTGACTGTAAAGAGGGAAACCCTGATGAATTTGCAGTCGACAAAATTTACAAATACTTGAACTCCAATGGCTGTCAGGCACTAATAAACAAACCAAAGGTCGTCATCCTGCAGGCCTGCAGAGGAG tGAGAAGTGGAGCCACWACTTGGGTCCATGATGGTGAAAGCACCGGGCCCCCTGCTGCTCTGCCTGAGGAACAGGGACCAGAGCTGGAAAAATCTGCACACGTAGAAAAAGACTTCATTGCTCTTCTGGCCAGCACTCCTG ACAACAAGGCGTACAGAGAGACAGCAAACGGGTCCATCCTCATCCAGAACATCGTGAAGGTTTTCACTCCAGAATCTTATCAGAAACACATTATTGATCTTTTCACCAAG
- the etsrp gene encoding ETS1-related protein isoform X2, which translates to MEVCHTGFYTEDFSTQEVPAGFDFTSYDCPGEDPSLLLDSKAFGPQQYYPEPPKAPNIYHHSKGTADTGLFNLDSHQDFTWLYPHDGLTLDQNQTGYQEALQTYQNLPQAGPFSPGLEGSHSPFLTRRGSNPFQNKSDQSFYDSDGHRQVSPFWPEYSPPSFTSSPLHPPPPPLPPPSSSCPSNPSTQPAEHYCPRVAKRKNTHLQRPEREGQVTGMSAYPGSGPIQLWQFLLELLLDSACRTFISWTGDGWEFKMSDPTEVAKRWGQCKNKPKMNYEKLSRGLRYYYHKNIIHKTAGKRYVYRFVCDMQGMLGKTAQEVLSSLSVSPTNTETWPASGAAAEPSGGAW; encoded by the exons ATGGAGGTTTGCCACACTGGATTCTACACTGAGGACTTCAGCACACAGGAAGTACCTGCAGGCTTCGACTTCACGTCTTATG ACTGTCCAGGTGAAGACCCGTCCCTCCTGTTGGACAGTAAGGCCTTCGGGCCGCAGCAGTACTACCCAGAACCTCCTAAAGCTCCAAACATTTACcaccacagcaaag GTACTGCCGATACCGGACTCTTCAACCTGGACTCACACCAGGACTTTACCTGGTTGTACCCACACG ACGGTCTGactctggaccagaaccaaactGGGTACCAGGAGGCCCTGCAGACCTACCAGAACCTGCCTCAGGCCGGACCGTTCAGCCCGGGCCTGGAGGGCAGCCACAGCCCGTTCCTGACCCGGAGAGGATCCAACCCGTTCCAGA ATAAAAGCGATCAGAGTTTCTACGACTCAGACGGACACAGACAGGTTTCTCCCTTCTGGCCTGAATATTCACCTCCCAGCTTCACCTCCAGCCCGcttcaccctcctcctcctcctcttcctcctccttcttcttcctgcCCGTCGAACCCCAGCACTCAGCCTGCAGAGCACTACTGCCCCCGTGTGGCCAAACGCAAGAACACCCACCTGCAGAGGCCAGAGAGGGAGGGGCAGGTAACGGGCATGTCCGCGTATCCAG GTTCTGGTCCGATCCAGCTGTGGCAGTTTCTCCTGGAGCTTCTTCTGGACTCCGCCTGCCGGACCTTCATCTCCTGGACCGGAGACGGATGGGAGTTTAAGATGTCTGATCCCACCGAG GTGGCCAAACGCTGGGGTCAGTGCAAGAACAAGCCGAAGATGAACTATGAGAAGCTGAGCCGCGGCCTGCGCTACTACTACCACAAAAACATCATCCACAAGACGGCGGGCAAACGCTACGTCTACCGCTTCGTCTGCGACATGCAGGGCATGCTGGGAAAAACGGCGCAGGAGGTGCTGAGCAGCCTGAGCGTCTCACCCACGAACACAGAGACATGGCCGGCCTCTGGGGCGGCGGCCGAGCCCAGCGGCGGGGCCTGGTGA
- the etsrp gene encoding ETS1-related protein isoform X1, protein MEVCHTGFYTEDFSTQEVPAGFDFTSYDCPGEDPSLLLDSKAFGPQQYYPEPPKAPNIYHHSKAGTADTGLFNLDSHQDFTWLYPHDGLTLDQNQTGYQEALQTYQNLPQAGPFSPGLEGSHSPFLTRRGSNPFQNKSDQSFYDSDGHRQVSPFWPEYSPPSFTSSPLHPPPPPLPPPSSSCPSNPSTQPAEHYCPRVAKRKNTHLQRPEREGQVTGMSAYPGSGPIQLWQFLLELLLDSACRTFISWTGDGWEFKMSDPTEVAKRWGQCKNKPKMNYEKLSRGLRYYYHKNIIHKTAGKRYVYRFVCDMQGMLGKTAQEVLSSLSVSPTNTETWPASGAAAEPSGGAW, encoded by the exons ATGGAGGTTTGCCACACTGGATTCTACACTGAGGACTTCAGCACACAGGAAGTACCTGCAGGCTTCGACTTCACGTCTTATG ACTGTCCAGGTGAAGACCCGTCCCTCCTGTTGGACAGTAAGGCCTTCGGGCCGCAGCAGTACTACCCAGAACCTCCTAAAGCTCCAAACATTTACcaccacagcaaag CAGGTACTGCCGATACCGGACTCTTCAACCTGGACTCACACCAGGACTTTACCTGGTTGTACCCACACG ACGGTCTGactctggaccagaaccaaactGGGTACCAGGAGGCCCTGCAGACCTACCAGAACCTGCCTCAGGCCGGACCGTTCAGCCCGGGCCTGGAGGGCAGCCACAGCCCGTTCCTGACCCGGAGAGGATCCAACCCGTTCCAGA ATAAAAGCGATCAGAGTTTCTACGACTCAGACGGACACAGACAGGTTTCTCCCTTCTGGCCTGAATATTCACCTCCCAGCTTCACCTCCAGCCCGcttcaccctcctcctcctcctcttcctcctccttcttcttcctgcCCGTCGAACCCCAGCACTCAGCCTGCAGAGCACTACTGCCCCCGTGTGGCCAAACGCAAGAACACCCACCTGCAGAGGCCAGAGAGGGAGGGGCAGGTAACGGGCATGTCCGCGTATCCAG GTTCTGGTCCGATCCAGCTGTGGCAGTTTCTCCTGGAGCTTCTTCTGGACTCCGCCTGCCGGACCTTCATCTCCTGGACCGGAGACGGATGGGAGTTTAAGATGTCTGATCCCACCGAG GTGGCCAAACGCTGGGGTCAGTGCAAGAACAAGCCGAAGATGAACTATGAGAAGCTGAGCCGCGGCCTGCGCTACTACTACCACAAAAACATCATCCACAAGACGGCGGGCAAACGCTACGTCTACCGCTTCGTCTGCGACATGCAGGGCATGCTGGGAAAAACGGCGCAGGAGGTGCTGAGCAGCCTGAGCGTCTCACCCACGAACACAGAGACATGGCCGGCCTCTGGGGCGGCGGCCGAGCCCAGCGGCGGGGCCTGGTGA